The genomic interval AGAGGGACGCACGAAGGCGGCGAGGTGGATGGCTTTGAGACCGCAGGGCCAGGGGGAgatggagggagggaagggagcGAGAAGAGACGGAGAAAAGCGGCGGAAGCAAAGCGGATGCAGCTAGCTACTGACCAGTGACCGACCTACCTCAGGtggaagagggaaaaaaagggaaatgtGAACGGATGGAGAGGCGGTGGCCTTTCCCTCTCCCATGCTTTCTCACTTTTAACACCATCGACTCGACGTAGCAGTGGGTCTGTTTGGAAAAGTTCTAGATTCTGAAAAACTGCTGTTTAGTAGTCAGTTTTTAAGAATTTGGAAAAGCTAATAAACTCAGCTTCTACAGATTctagattcttagtttattttacagaatatgtaactatagattctcagaagctgtggaccgtttggggcagcttctgggaaaagctgcagctggaaccgtttggggcagcttctgggaaaagctgcagctggaaGAAGCTCCCCGAACAGGCCGTTATGCAGCGtttagatggtaaaatttaagaaatgtcacgtcacACGTTTGACCAGAAATCGAAAGTGGTTTTtagacacaaatgaaaaaaataaattacagatttcgccaagaaactacgagacgaatttttgagcctaattaatccgtcattagcacatgttggttactatagtacttatgactaatcatggtctaattaggcttaaaagattcgtctcacaatttctcccataactgtgtaattagtttttttccatctatacttaatgctccatttatgtgtttaaagattcgatacgatattttttgaaaaaaattttgaaaactagaCAGGGCCGAAGCCTTACTGACAGATATGGATCTCATAGATAGGCTAGAGCTCATCTTTCAGTGAGTGTAGTAATACAGATGATCCAGTTCCTCGACTCAATGTTGTGTCTTTTTCTATACTAGAATAGTACTTACTTTCCTTATAAGAAACCTAatcgaaaaaatatattagtaattatgaaatattatgattaaagtttttataccTGAGTTCTTATtgtttaaaagtaaataaattgtaatgaaaaaactctacAATTTACTTCAagtaaagttttaaatttaaattttggattataaacagaaacataAGTGAGACTTTTTGCAGCCACGTTTTTTCATGAACACAAGTgcatagataaaattatataaaatttctcatatgatcagaaaatttatttatttatttgtagcCGTAAATAGCTATCGGAAATACAATAATCAAAAAGCTTTGGAGGTTTCAAACGAGCATTATTCCTTCATCGGCATGATATGCACGTGAATCCTCAGTGTTCAGATATTTTGCATATATCCAGTAGATAAAATCCCTTCTCTCACCCTAGTTGTAGGCTTTTATTGTTTCAGTGACGTAACTGTtcataagttaaattttaaatttaaatataaagttgatattttaaatttttcatcatgatttattttaccatatttgtttttaactcgttataaacatgtatataaagtattgcctataaaatatttttcatttgcatatAAACCGTTCGGGAGCTGTAGAATGCTAATAGATGATGGATAATATTGAGTTTATGCTAACTATTCGATATGATgtaaataaatagattaaatattagaaagctaaaaaattaacCGAAACTTTCTAATAAATATTGATGAGAAATGTTTCATAAAAATTACTGCCTTTGTTCTGTGTTGTAAAGATCAGaacatcttattttaaaaacgaAACTAATGTAATATTATTGGTTAGAAGTTCAGGAAGTGTGCTTCGATAATTCATCGGTCATTAGCACGAAAGAACGGGCTCTTATGTGTACTGAACTTTGGGTGGTTGCACAAGCAAGGAGGTTCCCTTTTTTGCGAAATCAGCAATGTGTCCCCTTGGCTCGTACTATTATCTTTCAACATGATCATCGTCGCAATTTTTAATTGGCACTACTAtgttaaattagaaaaaaaaaatgaagactTGCACTCTGAATTAACGTACTAGAAGTACTAACACAGCAAACTGATGAGTAATAACCAAAAAATCACACTGAAATCTATGTTAGTTGCTACTACTTAGAAAGAAGTTGCTTCAGAGAGTTTAATCCTGCACATGCTGCAAGTAGACCTGAACTCCATGATTAGTTTCTTATTCCTCCTTCAAaataaacaagcaaaaacacaTACGTATGCGCATATCAATAGCTTTAGCTTTTTCTTCCCTAAactgttttttctattcaacAACCTTATCGCATCACTTTTTAATAGTAGCCATAGCCTCCTACTAATAATTAACAAGTCGAGCATCTGACTGtcacttttcttttctttttttgctcgGTTTCTTGTCGTTTGAAGCagtctccattttttttctgcagcTCCTGGTCGCTTCATATTTTCCAATTTCCAGTTCCATTCGTCAGACATACACGTGCTTAATGAAATTGTAAATGCGTAAACGAGTTTAACGCTTCAATTCTGACAGGAAGAACAGCAGACTTGTTTGATTGGAACAGCAAGCAGTCATGGAACATTTATCAGATATGTCGATCACTTGTTGGTTCTACCAGATTTGCTGGGAACTGAAGGCAAGATATTTATTTAGCAGCGCCGATTCTCGTGTGATCCGGATATTGACTTCCTAACTAATCCTAATCTGACTACAATTATTATTCGACCGGATAAACTGTTTTGAAGTGGCATCTACCGGTTTATCAGTATCCAGATGTGTTCAGACTTTCAGAGAATGCACGGATCAGTCAGCATCAGATCAGGTTTATGTGCAGAAAAATGGTTCTTGTTTCTGTCGCCGCCTGACACTGACAGACGGAGTCAATGGAACAATCTTTTGATAATGCTCGCCGCTAAATTACAGATTTGTCAAAGGATTTACACTTCAAACATGCGGTGTTCTTCGTCGtaagattgttttttttttcagggttTGACCTGATTATGGCTGATGCACACATCGTTGGACCTCACAATGACTTTGCAGTTGCAGACAGCAGCAGCCTCAGTTTCTAGAGGTGCATTGCATCTGTACTTCTACTGCTCTTCACCATTGGAGGAAGAACAATGCACATAGCCATGGTGGCGGAAAATTACCGGCAGCACCAACCAGAAACCGGATTTCGCTGTTGACAATGATCTGCTTGCAGATGCAGACTGCACGTACGCCGTACAAACAAGTTGAGCTGTTGAAGCAGTCCATTCCTATCATCCCGTAGAGTAGAACCCACTGGAAATTTCTGAATACAAAATAAAGTTGTACTTGTATAGCTACTAGAGTGCTATGCTCTACTAAAAAGGAAGAACAAGATGAtgatgcttcttttttttttcagagaggAGGACAagaaattatcttttgtttgcAGCCACAAACTGATCGGCACTAACAAGAATTCCGGTGAACCAGTCTACTGATCTATTTTCCATTCCACTTCTCTGCATCTGACCTTTTGTTCTTCTAGGTGATGCGTTGTGGTCTTATCCTTTTCCCCTCCCCTTCTGTCCAAGCGTGCAAGCAAGGGGATGGCAGAAACATATCAAGATCCTGCCTGCTTTGATTCTTGTTTTGTTCTGGTCAATTCTGCATGAGATAATCCAAGAAATGCTATTTGACAAACAACCCGGTCCAATAAATATCTATCAACGAGTACAAGTTCCATAAATTACTATCATATAAGCTACTTTGTTTGTCCCATAAATGTCATCGTAGTTAAGGTTTGTCCATCTCACACTGTTAAATGCACTGTTTATCTTATCTTAGAACAGTTAATACAGGACTGCTAATGCAACTGTAACAGCGATGATATTTATAAGATAGAATCATCTGTACGATGATATTTCATGGGACTCAACGATATTTCTTGTAGTTGGACGCTTGTTAATAGAATTATTTGGATTTTCTCATTCAGAAACAGTACTGTTGGATCACATGACCTCATCAGCAACTACAACGGTGCATGAATCAACCAGTCTCGTGCAAACCTGAAAGCTGTGCCTGACACGTAGATGTTGCGACCTGTTCGTTCTTTAGAAATGGTCTGTCATCGAGAAGCTCTCTTCACGAAATTGCACTGAACCTGAAGAACTAAAAACGATTGTGTTCCATGGACTCAGCTGGCAGAACCCTTGGCTTGGTTCATGTCGAGTCAGGGGGGAGCAGCAGGAATCAATTCCCAACTCCCAGCTGAACACCGGcctgatccatccatccattgaACTGAGCCCTCTTCTATTTTCAAGTCTCACCACCGCTTCCATGTGCGGCATGTCAGCCAACGATTCAAAGTCTGAAATTCTCCATTCCTCATCCACTGCTACCAGACAGAGTCAACGAAAACAAAAGGGCTCCGCATCTTCCGCACGGGTGAAGGAGAGGATATGAACGAGGATCCATCAAGTTCTGGAAGATGGAAGGGTTGCAGAATTCTACTACCTGCAAGAATCTTGTAGGCTGCCATCTCTCTGTCTCATCTCCAGGACACTCCAACACTGAATTGTTGCAACaagattgcaaaaaaatagGCGATAAACAGTTGGATTAGTGATGTTTAACTCATCTAATTACAAGCATTACTGTCACTGTTTCAGCTGGTAGGTTGGATGATGGAGGAGATCGAGTTGAGTTAGGCAGAGATGCACTACTTCTATGCCCACAGTGAGGAGTGTActggctctctctctctgatcaGACAAAATGTATATGAACTACAAGCCCAAAGCCAAAggtgctttgctttgcttagtCAAATTcattaaaagaaaagataaagcaAAGCATCTCAGATATGCTAAACAACTCACCATTTGTAGTCACTGGACTAATTAACAAGTCGACATGGGGCTAGCTCAAAGGGAAGGAAGCAATAATCCAAAAAAGTTCTTCGACACATCGCACCATGCAGTTGACATTGCAGAATGACCACACAAGGGAGGTGAAAAAAATGCAGAGAAAGGAAGGAAAGAATCGAAGAAAGCGAGAGCTTCAGCTAGCTGAGCTAGCCATGGTAGACCGCTCCACTACCACCGGCCTGGCAGTGACTGACACCCAATCATCCGGAGCATCTTCACACGCCACTGCCGAGCGAATTGCCGCAAACACACGCAGATacaattttctagattttgcAAGAAGAATCAGCTTCTTAAAGTAAAAGCAAaacgtatttttttaattaaaaatcttTGCAGGAATCAAATACTGctactccttccgttttataatgtaagactttctagtcttggctagattcatatggatactgatgaatctagacacacatttaaattatatagataaattgatgaATTCAAAAGTCATACCTGCgttgaaagaaagagagaaaaaactgCTTGGTGCATCCATCGATGCGAGCAATTCACAGAGGCAACCCACAATGTCATGGGCCGCACATAAGCACCAGTAACGTCCCGGCCCAAATCATAGTCACTATGGCCTATGGGCCGCAAGTGACCCGCACTCCCTTCCGGCCCAAAATTTATGGGCCGGCCTATATGGGCCAGACGTGCGTAGCAGTTCAGTTCCGGCCCAACAACCATGGCCCGAACGCGCGGCGAGTGTTCGATCAAGCTCGTCGAGATAAGTAGTTCGAGAATTGAACTCATCAAGATcgaaaggaagaagaagaagaagcgtaCACTTGAGCAAAGAAATGGCATCGCCTCCAACTATGGACAGGCTAAGCTCACGTGCTGCCGGCGAGGGagccctcggcggcggccatggagcGGCAGTAGTCGGCGACCTCGCGGAACCTCGGGACGCTCCTCAGGTCGACCTTGGTGCCGTCCTTGAGGGTGATGACGATGTCGCCCCACTCGCCGATGAACCtcggcaccaccaccacggacGTCACCGACGAGTAGGGGAAGTCGGTGCGGTCGGCGCCGGACAGCCCGGAGATGACGGTCACGCGGCGGGAGGTGAAGCGGTACCGGAGGATGAAGGCGCGGGACACCGCCGCCAGCGTGAGCGGCAGCCACAGCAGGGTCAGCCCGAGGAGCAGGTTTGCCGCCAAGTCGCCGTagtgcgcgccgccgtcgaagaACACCgtctcggcgccgccgtccgccgcggccACTCCTCCCGACGCCGCGGCACGCGCCACCGCCAGGCGGCGCGAAGCCCGCGCCGAGCGCCTGAGGCACGCAGCGGCTGCGTTGggcagagcggaggaggcgccTGCAGGCGGCGCACTTGCGGACGGCCGGAGGAACGCGGCGGAAGCGgtggctgcggctgcggcggtgggcggcaCCGACGGCGGCATGGTGTTCGTCCGGTGCGTTATCTCTcgctggtggtggaggagaaggCGTGGGGCTCTCCTTTTGGTGGCTACTCGTGTGTGCACGAGTGAGACACGTGGCCGACCTGAGTTGCTACACGTAGGCTTCGTACACTCGTGGCCTCATGGAATCGCAGTGAGTCTGTGGGCTGTGTTTGCTCATCGGCTCCAATATTCTTTCAAGTTTTGGGCCTCAACTTCATCCACAAACCTCACAATTTTGTCTCAAAATTGGGCCCAAGAAGAACTTTAGATTGGAAATAAAGTGAATATATAGTTCTAATAGTGCAGAAAAAACTCTCCCAAGAAAAGATCAGGAGAGATAGAGATGAACACAAAAAAGGAGAAACTACTACCCAACTCCAGCTCCAACTCATTGCCATTCAGAAAGGAACCTCACAAGGGCATGCTCAATGCAGCTAGGTGAATGGCATCCGTGGCAGTGAGAGAAGCTAGAATGAGTGGCTTTGCAGAGCTTCTTGTATCCTCTGCACTGTTTGGTGTTTTTGTTAGAAAAAGTGGTGAAGGAGAGTCGGGGAGGGGAAAAAGTGTCCAGATCTCACCTTGCTTGCCCGAGAATCGTCGGCCGCCACTACCTTCGCCGACTCGAGcttcgccggccgccgcctccttcgccGTTCGAGCTCTGGCGGACGCCGATGCCCGCCCGCTGACGACTGCCGGCGTCAATCTGCACCGCCAGagcccgcccgcgccgccggtgcctGTTCGTGCCCCTTGATGGCCGTTGACGTCgatccacgccgccgtccgcccgtcGCCAGACATGAGatgggagggggagggagagcatcgatggaggagaagaggaagagagaaataaacgaggagagagagagaaaaatggtATTTTAATACTAGTTTCTGATTTTTAGGGGGTTTATTATGAAGTTTAGGACCAataagtaaatataaaaatataaggattaaaatgtaaaattgGAAGGACTGACATGCAAAGTTATAGCAACAGCTAGAGGTACTTGCACTATGTGAGACATCGAGTAGCTTAATCCTAGTTGGATCTGAGGATCCTTAGGGATGCACTATGCTCCAACGTGACGAGTGATCACAGCCCACCACGTCAGAGCGGCCGTGCCAGCGAGCTATGAGCCGTGCCCCAACAGGGGTGCTGGGTGCACATACCCTGCTGAGGAGCCGGTAGCTCTGTCAGAAcatgtgtgagagagagaggagagagagacgccggagaaaggaggagagagaggacatTCATACGCGACGCCGCCCTTGCCCGTGAACGCGAGCCGCCGACGCGTCGTCGAGCTCCGCCTCCCCCGACGCGCTGCTGGCCACAGATCTGTCGATAAACGCAGGTGTCGTTGAGCttcgacgcgccgccgcctcccagatccgccgccgagctccacCGTTAGCTGGGCCGCTGCCGAGGCCGACCACCGTCCCTGACACGCTGCCAGCCCCAGATCCGTCGTATACGCGGGCGCAACCGAGCTCGGACGCGCCACCATCCCCGatgcgccgccacctcctagATCCGCTGCCGCCAGCGACGTGCCGCTAAGCTCCGCTGTCGGCCAGGCCCCCGCGAGCTCCGCCGTCCGTGCCACTCGCTGGGAGAGAGCTTGAAGGGGAGAGGGCTGGAgtaggagagaggggagagagaggatggtTGACagtgaaagtaaaaaaaaattttatgaggCCCACCTGAAGACCCTGCACCGTGAAATTTGTGACTTCATTCTACGTGAcgtcttgttttttttttgaggttgTGACTTGTATAGTACATGGCCTTAGTAGAACCCATTTGCATTGTTGATGCTCCCAAGGAACCGAATTATCGCTTTCATCTGTAGCAGAACTGCTGGCCCAGATCGATCACAAGAATCTACAAGAGTAGTAGCTCACTTTTGTATATacagagcagcagcagtaccCATCCATCACAACATACATAGTGGCCTGTCAGTCGATGATGAACATCACCACCAACACTAAGTCACTATTCCAGATACATGACACTATCATCCACCCAGGAAGGTGGATGCAAATGCAGTGAAGGTAGTGAAGCAGTAGCTAGTGTGCCCCCCCTGCCCTCCTCCAGCTTTCCATGGCAGATCATTCGTAAGCTGACAGAACTCAAAAGGTGACCAACAGTATCAGCGTGATCGTCAGACCGATCTGCAGGAAAGGGAAGATGCCTTTTTTCGTTCTTTCTCCTGGACCCTGACGACCAACCCTCCTCGTCGAGTATATAGTCAAGCAAGCGCCCAGGCAgactcgatcgatcagccAGGTCTCCGGCGACTCGCCGTCGTACCGCGTAGCGTACGTAGCGGCGGCGACATCTCCCCTGCACGCGCATGTGCGCCACGCCTGTCCATCGATCGCCCCGGCCTCCACCGTTAGGTGACACCACCACCAACCCAACGCCAACGCCGGTGAAACCTTCCTGCAACAAAC from Oryza brachyantha chromosome 3, ObraRS2, whole genome shotgun sequence carries:
- the LOC121053862 gene encoding uncharacterized protein LOC121053862 — encoded protein: MPPSVPPTAAAAATASAAFLRPSASAPPAGASSALPNAAAACLRRSARASRRLAVARAAASGGVAAADGGAETVFFDGGAHYGDLAANLLLGLTLLWLPLTLAAVSRAFILRYRFTSRRVTVISGLSGADRTDFPYSSVTSVVVVPRFIGEWGDIVITLKDGTKVDLRSVPRFREVADYCRSMAAAEGSLAGST